A genomic stretch from Theropithecus gelada isolate Dixy chromosome 2, Tgel_1.0, whole genome shotgun sequence includes:
- the WDR53 gene encoding WD repeat-containing protein 53 isoform X3 yields the protein MLWSLQKARPLWITNLQEDETEEMEGPQSPGQLLNPALAHSISVASCGNIFSCGAEDGKVRIFRVMGVKCEQELGFKGHTLGVSQVCFLPESYLLLTGGNDGKIMLWDANSEVEKKQKSPTKRTHRKKPKRGTCTKQGGNTDASVTDEEEHGNILPKLNIEHGEKVNWLLGTKIKGHQNILVADQTSCISVYPLNEF from the coding sequence ATGCTGTGGAGTCTTCAAAAAGCCCGACCACTCTGGATTACAAATTTACAGGAGGATGAAACAGAAGAAATGGAAGGCCCACAGTCACCTGGTCAGCTCTTAAACCCTGCCCTAGCCCACTCTATCTCTGTGGCTTCGTGTGGTAATATTTTTAGTTGTGGTGCAGAAGATGGTAAAGTTCGAATCTTTCGGGTGATGGGAGTTAAGTGTGAACAGGAACTGGGATTTAAGGGCCACACTTTAGGGGTATCCCAGGTCTGCTTTCTCCCAGAATCCTATTTGCTGCTTACTGGAGGGAATGATGGGAAGATCATGTTGTGGGATGCAAACAGTGAAGttgagaagaaacagaagagtcCTACAAAACGTACCCACAGGAAGAAACCTAAAAGAGGAACTTGCACCAAGCAGGGTGGAAATACTGACGCTTCAGTAACGGATGAGGAAGAACATGGCAACATTTTACCAAAGCTAAATATTGAACATGGAGAAAAAGTGAATTGGCTCTTGGGTACAAAAATAAAGGGACACCAAAATATATTAGTAGCTGATCAAACTAGTTGTATATCTGTATATCccttaaatgaattttaa
- the WDR53 gene encoding WD repeat-containing protein 53 isoform X4: MAVKWTGGHSSPVLCLNASKEGLLASGAEGGDLTAWGEDGTPLGHMRFQGADDVTSVLFSPSCPTKLYASHGETISVLDVRSLKDSLDHFHVNEEEINCLSLNQTENLLASADDSGAIKILDVESKKVVRSLKRHSNICSSVAFRPQRPQSLVSCGLDMQVMLLHRVLGEFLSGIC, translated from the coding sequence ATGGCAGTCAAGTGGACTGGCGGACATTCTTCTCCTGTCCTCTGCCTAAATGCAAGTAAAGAAGGGCTGCTGGCTTCCGGAGCGGAGGGTGGAGATCTCACGGCTTGGGGTGAAGATGGAACTCCATTAGGACACATGCGGTTCCAAGGGGCTGATGATGTTACCAGTGTCTTAttttctccctcctgccccaccaaGCTCTACGCCTCACATGGAGAAACCATTAGTGTACTGGATGTCAGGTCCCTCAAAGATTCCTTGGACCATTTTCATGtgaatgaagaagaaatcaaTTGTCTTTCATTGAATCAAACTGAAAACCTGCTGGCTTCTGCCGATGACTCTGGGGCGATCAAAATCCTAGACGTGGAGAGCAAGAAGGTCGTCAGATCCTTGAAGAGACACTCCAACATCTGCTCTTCGGTGGCTTTTCGACCTCAGAGGCCTCAGAGCCTGGTGTCATGTGGACTGGATATGCAGGTGATGCTTTTGCACAGAGTACTTGGAGAATTTCTGAGTGGGATTTGCTAA
- the WDR53 gene encoding WD repeat-containing protein 53 isoform X2, with translation MAVKWTGGHSSPVLCLNASKEGLLASGAEGGDLTAWGEDGTPLGHMRFQGADDVTSVLFSPSCPTKLYASHGETISVLDVRSLKDSLDHFHVNEEEINCLSLNQTENLLASADDSGAIKILDVESKKVVRSLKRHSNICSSVAFRPQRPQSLVSCGLDMQVMLWSLQKARPLWITNLQEDETEEMEGPQSPGQLLNPALAHSISVASCGNIFSCGAEDGKVRIFRVMGVKCEQELGFKGHTLGVSQVCFLPESYLLLTGGNDGKIMLWDANSEVEKKQKSPTKRTHRKKPKRGTCTKQGGNTDASVTDEEEHGNILPKLNIEHGEKVNWLLGTKIKGHQNILVADQTSCISVYPLNEF, from the exons ATGGCAGTCAAGTGGACTGGCGGACATTCTTCTCCTGTCCTCTGCCTAAATGCAAGTAAAGAAGGGCTGCTGGCTTCCGGAGCGGAGGGTGGAGATCTCACGGCTTGGGGTGAAGATGGAACTCCATTAGGACACATGCGGTTCCAAGGGGCTGATGATGTTACCAGTGTCTTAttttctccctcctgccccaccaaGCTCTACGCCTCACATGGAGAAACCATTAGTGTACTGGATGTCAGGTCCCTCAAAGATTCCTTGGACCATTTTCATGtgaatgaagaagaaatcaaTTGTCTTTCATTGAATCAAACTGAAAACCTGCTGGCTTCTGCCGATGACTCTGGGGCGATCAAAATCCTAGACGTGGAGAGCAAGAAGGTCGTCAGATCCTTGAAGAGACACTCCAACATCTGCTCTTCGGTGGCTTTTCGACCTCAGAGGCCTCAGAGCCTGGTGTCATGTGGACTGGATATGCAG GTGATGCTGTGGAGTCTTCAAAAAGCCCGACCACTCTGGATTACAAATTTACAGGAGGATGAAACAGAAGAAATGGAAGGCCCACAGTCACCTGGTCAGCTCTTAAACCCTGCCCTAGCCCACTCTATCTCTGTGGCTTCGTGTGGTAATATTTTTAGTTGTGGTGCAGAAGATGGTAAAGTTCGAATCTTTCGGGTGATGGGAGTTAAGTGTGAACAGGAACTGGGATTTAAGGGCCACACTTTAGGGGTATCCCAGGTCTGCTTTCTCCCAGAATCCTATTTGCTGCTTACTGGAGGGAATGATGGGAAGATCATGTTGTGGGATGCAAACAGTGAAGttgagaagaaacagaagagtcCTACAAAACGTACCCACAGGAAGAAACCTAAAAGAGGAACTTGCACCAAGCAGGGTGGAAATACTGACGCTTCAGTAACGGATGAGGAAGAACATGGCAACATTTTACCAAAGCTAAATATTGAACATGGAGAAAAAGTGAATTGGCTCTTGGGTACAAAAATAAAGGGACACCAAAATATATTAGTAGCTGATCAAACTAGTTGTATATCTGTATATCccttaaatgaattttaa
- the WDR53 gene encoding WD repeat-containing protein 53 isoform X1, translated as MRLQLFPLHRVFGTIMAVKWTGGHSSPVLCLNASKEGLLASGAEGGDLTAWGEDGTPLGHMRFQGADDVTSVLFSPSCPTKLYASHGETISVLDVRSLKDSLDHFHVNEEEINCLSLNQTENLLASADDSGAIKILDVESKKVVRSLKRHSNICSSVAFRPQRPQSLVSCGLDMQVMLWSLQKARPLWITNLQEDETEEMEGPQSPGQLLNPALAHSISVASCGNIFSCGAEDGKVRIFRVMGVKCEQELGFKGHTLGVSQVCFLPESYLLLTGGNDGKIMLWDANSEVEKKQKSPTKRTHRKKPKRGTCTKQGGNTDASVTDEEEHGNILPKLNIEHGEKVNWLLGTKIKGHQNILVADQTSCISVYPLNEF; from the exons ATGAGATTACAGTTGTTTCCCCTTCACAGAGTCTTCGGGACCATTATGGCAGTCAAGTGGACTGGCGGACATTCTTCTCCTGTCCTCTGCCTAAATGCAAGTAAAGAAGGGCTGCTGGCTTCCGGAGCGGAGGGTGGAGATCTCACGGCTTGGGGTGAAGATGGAACTCCATTAGGACACATGCGGTTCCAAGGGGCTGATGATGTTACCAGTGTCTTAttttctccctcctgccccaccaaGCTCTACGCCTCACATGGAGAAACCATTAGTGTACTGGATGTCAGGTCCCTCAAAGATTCCTTGGACCATTTTCATGtgaatgaagaagaaatcaaTTGTCTTTCATTGAATCAAACTGAAAACCTGCTGGCTTCTGCCGATGACTCTGGGGCGATCAAAATCCTAGACGTGGAGAGCAAGAAGGTCGTCAGATCCTTGAAGAGACACTCCAACATCTGCTCTTCGGTGGCTTTTCGACCTCAGAGGCCTCAGAGCCTGGTGTCATGTGGACTGGATATGCAG GTGATGCTGTGGAGTCTTCAAAAAGCCCGACCACTCTGGATTACAAATTTACAGGAGGATGAAACAGAAGAAATGGAAGGCCCACAGTCACCTGGTCAGCTCTTAAACCCTGCCCTAGCCCACTCTATCTCTGTGGCTTCGTGTGGTAATATTTTTAGTTGTGGTGCAGAAGATGGTAAAGTTCGAATCTTTCGGGTGATGGGAGTTAAGTGTGAACAGGAACTGGGATTTAAGGGCCACACTTTAGGGGTATCCCAGGTCTGCTTTCTCCCAGAATCCTATTTGCTGCTTACTGGAGGGAATGATGGGAAGATCATGTTGTGGGATGCAAACAGTGAAGttgagaagaaacagaagagtcCTACAAAACGTACCCACAGGAAGAAACCTAAAAGAGGAACTTGCACCAAGCAGGGTGGAAATACTGACGCTTCAGTAACGGATGAGGAAGAACATGGCAACATTTTACCAAAGCTAAATATTGAACATGGAGAAAAAGTGAATTGGCTCTTGGGTACAAAAATAAAGGGACACCAAAATATATTAGTAGCTGATCAAACTAGTTGTATATCTGTATATCccttaaatgaattttaa